DNA from Micromonospora nigra:
GCACCTTCGGGGTGTCGATCTCTTCCGGCAGGTCCGCGCCGGCCCGCCGGCCCGCACCCCGGCCGGCCTCCGTGCCGGTCGCGGTGTCGCGCGCCGGTCGCCCGCCGCGCCCGCCACCGGATTCCGGGGTACGCAGCACCTGGCGGAGTTGGCTGACGATGTCCTGCCACTCGCGGACCCGCAGGTAGTTGAGGTATTCCGCCCGGCACATCCGGCGGAATGCGCTGGACGACAGGGCGCGCTGCTGCTCGCGCAGGTACCGCCACAGGTTGAGCAGCGCCACGAAGTCGGACTCGGCGTCGGCGAACCGGGCGTGTGCCTGGTCGGCCTGGGCCTGCTTCTCGGCCGGACGCTCCCGCGGGTCCTGGATCGACAGGGCGGCGGCGATCACCATGACCTCGGTGGCGCAGCCGTTGCGTTCGCCCTCCAGAACCATCCGGGCCAGCCGGGGGTCGACCGGCAACTGCGCCAGCCGCCGCCCCAGCGGGGTGAGCCGCTTCGCCGGGTCGGGCTCCGTCGGGTCCAGCGCGCCCAGCTCGTGCAGCAGGTTGACGCCGTCGGATACGTTGCGCCGGTCCGGCGGGTCGACGAACGGGAACGCGGCGATGTCGCCCAACCCGATCGCGGTCATCTGGAGGATGACCGAGGCCAGGTTGGTGCGCAGGATCTCGGGGTCGGTGAACTCCGGCCGGGACAGGAAGTCCTGCTCGTCGTACAACCGGACGCAGATGCCGTCCGAGGTACGCCCGCAGCGGCCCTTGCGCTGGTTGGCCGACGCCTGTGACACCGGCTCGATGGGCAGGCGCTGCACCTTCAACCGGTTCGAGTAGCGGGAGATCCGGGCGGTGCCCGGGTCCACCACGTACTTGATGCCGGGCACGGTCAGCGACGTCTCCGCGACGTTGGTGGCCAACACCACCCGGCGTCCCGGGTGCGGGGCGAAGACCCGGTGCTGCTCGGCGGTGCTGAGCCGGGCGTACAGCGGGAGGATCTCCGTGCCCAGCAGCGACCGTTTCGACTGCACCAGCTTGCTTAGCGCGTCGGCGGTGTCCCGGATCTCCCGCTCGCCGGAGAGGAAGACCAGGATGTCGCCGGGCCCCTCGGCGGCGAGTTCCTCGACCGCGTCGCCGATGGCCTGGATCTGGTCGCGGACGTTCTCCTCGTCGGCCTCCTCGGTCTCCTCGCCGTCGGCCACCTCGACCAGTGGCCGGTAGCGCACCTCCACCGGGTACACGCGCCCGGAGACCTCCACGACCGGCGCCGGCCGACCTTCGGGGTGCTCCTCGGTCGGCGGGCCGGCGAAGTGCCGGGCGAACCGGTCGGTCTCGATCGTCGCCGAGGTGATGACGACCTTCAGGTCGGGTCGGCGGGGGAGCAGCTGCCGAAGGTAGCCGAGGATGAAGTCGATGTTCAGGCTGCGTTCGTGCGCCTCGTCGATGATCAGCGTGTCGTACTGACGCAGCATCCGGTCGGTCTGCAACTCGGCCAGCAGGATGCCGTCGGTCATCAGCTTGACCAGGCTGCGGTCGCTGACCTGGTCGGTGAAGCGCACCTTGTAGCCGACCACGTCGCCCAGCTCGGTGCCCAGTTCCTCGGCGATGCGGTCGGCCACCGTCCGGGCGGCCAGCCGCCGGGGCTGGGTGTGCCCGATCAGCCCGTGCACGCCCCGACCCAGCTCCAGACAGATCTTCGGTAGCTGGGTGGTCTTCCCGGAGCCCGTCTCGCCGGCCACGATGACGACCTGGTGGTCGCGGATGGCGGCGGCGAGGTCGTCCCGCCGGTCGCTGACCGGCAGGCCCGCCGGATAGGTGATCGCCGGGACCGCCGCCCGACGCTGCTCCAGGCGGGCCTCCGCGGCGGCCACGTCGGCCACGATCTCTCCCAGCGCCGCCGCGCGCCGGTCGGGGTCACGCAGCCGGCGCAGCCCGTCGAGCCGTCGGCGCAGGTGGCGCTGGTCGCGGAACAGCAACGGGGAGAGGCGGCGGTGCACCTCGCGGACGGGATCGGCCGCGGCGGGTGTGGCTGGATTCTGCATGGCGTGCCAAGGATAGGCAGGCCGCCGGTCGAGCCGCCTCCTGGTTACCCGCCCGTGCCCGGCCCGTCGGCATCCGGCGGACGGTGCTCGGGTGCTCGGGTGCTCGGGTGGTCCGACGGTCGGTCGGTCCGGCGGTCCGGCGGTCGGTCGGTCCGGCGGTCCGGCGGTCGGTCGGTTCGGCGGTTCGGCGGTCGTCGGGCGGCTGCCGGCGGTCGGGGGCCGATGCTCGGCGGTCTAATGTTGACCGACGGGCCAGGAACGGACACGGGGACGCCGATGACGATGCGTGACACCGATCGGGCGCTGGTGCAGGCCGCCACCGCCGTGGTGAAGCTGCGCTGCCGCAGCGACCGGCACACCGTGGCCACCGCCGCGCGGACGGCCGACGGGCGGGTCTTCACCGGGGTGAACGTCCGCCACGCCAGCGGCGGGGCCTGCGCGGAACTGGTGGCCGTGGGTGCCGCCGCCACCCAGGGCGTCACCGACCTGGAGACGATGGTCACCGTGGGGGACCGGGGGCGGGAGGTGCTTGCGCCGTGTCACCGGTGCCGGCAACTCCTGCGGGACCACTTCCCGTCGCTGCGGTTGATCGTCGGCCCGCTGGACGCGCTGCGCGTCGCGCCGATCGCCGACCTGTCGCCCGGGACGGGTGTGCCCGCCGCCGGGACGCCGACGCCCTGACCGGGGCGACCCGCCTCGTCACCCGCCCGACGGGGGATCCTGGTCGGATTCGGCCCCCGAGCCCCGGCGCTGGCGTAGCCACACCACGCCGCCGGCTGCCGCCCCCAGCACCAACAGGCCGATCTTGAATCCGGTCCGGCCGATGGCGAGGTGGCCGAGGCCGGTGATGACGACCCCGCCCAACCACGACGGGTCGAGAAAGCGCCATCGGTCGGTGTTCCACTCCCAGTCGCGCAGCCACCAGCCGACCGCCACGAGCCCGAGCCCGAGCGCGCCGGCGATCAGCGCCGAGAACAACAGGGTGCGGCGGGACCCGCCGTCAGCGACCGTCATGCCTGAAACGCTAGGCGACCGGCGGGGTGGGACCGTCCAAGGGAGGACGGTCCTGTCACCACCTGTGGGCGTACCCGCAGCCCGGCACGCGGCGTGGAGCCGCGGACCGGGCCGGGGGCCGACCGTTCGCACTGGTCAGGCGGCCGTGGACCAGATGGAGCGGAAGGCGGCGGCCTCGCCGGCGAGCCAGCGTTCGATCTCGTCGGTCTTCGCCCCGGCCGGCGTGCGGTGGGCCTGACCGCGCCGCACGTCGACCAGCACCGGGGTGGCGTGCGGGAGCATCGCGTCCATGTGTCGGGCCATCAGGTGCAGGGTGGCCAGCACCGCCTCCCCGCTCGGCGGCGCCTCGTCGAAGTGCAGCCGCACGGCCTCGGCGTGACCGTCGGCGTACCGGACGCCGAAGTGTGGATTGATCTTGACGGGCAGATCGCCGAGCATGGCGATCGCATCGCGGGTCTGGGCCAGGTCGACGCCGCGGGGCTCGCCGAGGGAACGCAGCCAGGCGGTCGCGCCCGGCACCAGGGCCTGGTAGAGCGGACGCCAGCGGGGCTTGACCACATCGACCACCTGTTCCAGGTGGGTGCCGCCGGTGTGGAAGGCGATGTCGGCCTTCAGCGCCTTGACGAACTGGCCGTGCGGGTTGAAGCCGGAGCGGCTGGCCCGCTGCCGGCGCAGGCCACCGACGAAGGTGGCCTTGGTGGGGCCGGTGCGGTCGACGTAGCGGGTGAAGCCGAGCAGCGTCGCGTACGGCGTGAGGGGGGTGGAGGCGGGCGTGGTCACGGGCTTCCTCCCAGGTCAGGAACCTGATTAGTACATACATTCTAATCGACGGGCCTGACATCGCCCAGGGTAGGAAAGGGGCCGTCCGGGCATCCCGGACGGCCCCTTCGAAGAAGTTCCTACAGCTGCCCGACGTCCGTGATCCGCACGACCGCCGCGCCGGCCTCGTCGGAGGCGGCCAGGTCGACCTCGGCGCTGATGCCCCAGTCGTGGTCGCCGTCGGGGTCGTCGAGGATCTGCCGCACCGTCCAGCGCTCCCGGCCCTGCTCGATCATGAGCAGCGCCGGCCCGCGCGCGTCCGGCCCCACCCCGATCGCGTCGTACGACTCGAAGTACGGCTCCAGCGCGTCGGCCCACGCGTCGGCGTCCCACCCGGACGCGGCATCCAGCTCGCCGAGCAGGTCCCAGCGGCGCAGCGCGGCCAGCTCGACCCGACGGAACAGCGCGTTGCGCACCAGCACCCGGAAAGCTCGGGCGTTGCGGGTGACCGCCGCCGGCCGGTCGTCCAGCGACGAGGCCACGTCCGCCACGTCGGACGGGTTGCGCAGCCGCTCCCACTCGTCGATCAGGCTGGAGTCGACCTGCCGGACCAGCTCGCCCAGCCACTCGATGAGGTCGACCAGCTCCTCGGTCTTGGCGTCCTCGGGAACGGTCTGCCGCAGCGTCTTGTACGCGTCGGCGAGGTACCGCAGCACGAGGCCCTCGGAGCGGGTCAGCGAGTAGAACTGCACGTACTCGGTGAAGGTCATCGCCCGCTCGTACATGTCCCGGACGACGGACTTGGGGGAGAGCTGGTGGTCGGCGACCCACGGGTGGCCCTGCCGGTACATTTCGTACGCCGCGTCCAGCAGCTCCGCGAGGGGCTTGGGCCAGGTGACCTCGTCGAGCAGTTCGAGGCGGGCCTCGTACTCGATGCCCTCGGCCTTCATCGCGGCGACCGCCTCGCCGCGGGCCTTGAACTGCTGGGCGGAGAGCACCTGACGCGGGTCGTCGAGGATCGACTCGATCACCGACAGCACGTCCAACGCGTACGAGGGGGCCTCGACGTCGAGCAGCTCGATCGCGGCGAGGGCCAGTGGCGACAGCGGCTGGTTGAGGGCGAAGTCGAGCTGGAGGTCGACGGTGAGCCGGACCCGCCGGCCGGCCTCGTCCGGTTCGTCGAGCTGCTCGACGACGCCACCGGCCTTCAGTGCCCGGTAGATCGCGATGGCCCGGCGGATGTGCCGGCGCTGGGCGGCGCGGTCCTCGTGGTTGTCGGTGAGCAGGTGCCGCATCGAGGCGAACGCGTCGCCGGGGCG
Protein-coding regions in this window:
- a CDS encoding cytidine deaminase family protein, translated to MRDTDRALVQAATAVVKLRCRSDRHTVATAARTADGRVFTGVNVRHASGGACAELVAVGAAATQGVTDLETMVTVGDRGREVLAPCHRCRQLLRDHFPSLRLIVGPLDALRVAPIADLSPGTGVPAAGTPTP